The following proteins are co-located in the Streptomyces sp. NBC_00435 genome:
- a CDS encoding phosphatase, with product MLSTGALRAHLLAARLAGTVATSREESLRSYRLFAARDPRVLLGLDPEWGWGEAELLRLMADKCGVSADPAHVSGPDMIDPERTVAGLEAFAERLRAAAGMRAPVLLGTGHPHRLLGFYATLADALSAAGCDVLTPARGVPVDMPTRFGVRTHRIDYVRGVALVREDGARPDGSGTGAHSHSPLPVRIALGALAESGGPLPELVIGDHGWVCGAGQLGVEAIGLADTDDPALFVGEAEGRVSVAVPLDDAVRSDYYRPLTRYVLNRASLSGWQEWP from the coding sequence GTGTTGAGTACCGGCGCGCTGCGTGCGCATCTGCTGGCCGCCCGTCTGGCCGGGACCGTCGCGACTTCCCGGGAGGAGAGCCTGCGCAGTTACCGGCTGTTCGCGGCACGGGATCCGCGCGTGCTGCTGGGGCTGGATCCGGAATGGGGCTGGGGGGAGGCGGAGCTCCTGCGGCTCATGGCGGACAAGTGCGGGGTCTCGGCGGATCCGGCGCACGTCAGCGGGCCGGACATGATCGATCCGGAGCGGACGGTGGCGGGGCTGGAAGCCTTCGCCGAGCGGCTTCGCGCGGCTGCCGGGATGCGGGCCCCGGTGCTGTTAGGGACCGGGCACCCGCACCGACTCCTGGGGTTCTACGCCACATTGGCCGACGCGTTGTCGGCGGCGGGATGTGATGTCCTCACCCCGGCGCGGGGGGTGCCCGTCGACATGCCGACCCGGTTCGGCGTACGTACGCACCGCATCGATTACGTACGGGGGGTCGCACTGGTGCGTGAGGACGGCGCGCGGCCGGACGGGAGTGGCACCGGCGCGCACTCCCATTCGCCGCTGCCGGTTCGGATCGCGCTCGGGGCCCTCGCGGAGTCCGGCGGGCCGCTGCCGGAGCTCGTGATCGGGGATCACGGATGGGTCTGCGGCGCAGGTCAGCTTGGTGTGGAGGCGATCGGTCTGGCCGATACGGATGATCCCGCGCTGTTCGTGGGGGAGGCCGAGGGGCGGGTCTCGGTGGCCGTTCCGCTTGATGACGCGGTGCGCTCGGACTACTACCGACCGCTCACTCGCTATGTACTCAATCGGGCGAGTCTGTCGGGTTGGCAGGAGTGGCCGTAG
- a CDS encoding acetoin utilization protein AcuC encodes MSGRGLLMWDEAVTKYDFGPSHPMDPVRLALTMGLVRAFGLDRELEVRAGRPAGESTLRLVHREDYVAAVREVSADPGVADGSYGLGTMDDPAFHGMHEASALIAGQSVAAAEAIWRGDAEHAVNFAGGLHHAMPGGAAGFCVYNDAALAIARLLELGAERVAYVDVDVHHGDGVQAAFWDDPRVLTVSLHEHPRTLFPQTGWPEETGGPAAEGSAVNIALPAGTGDEGWLRAFHSVVPELLEDFRPQVLVTQHGADTHFEDPLAHLAVSLDAQRAVQEACHELAHSWADGRWLALGGGGYAVVDVVPRSWTHLVAIAGHRPIAPETAVPGSWRELVYARTREVAPGRMTDGRVPVWRDWEAGYDPADRIDQAVLATRRAVFPLRGLLA; translated from the coding sequence CGCGGGTTGTTGATGTGGGACGAGGCGGTAACGAAGTATGACTTCGGGCCGAGCCATCCGATGGACCCGGTGCGCCTGGCGCTGACCATGGGTCTGGTGCGGGCCTTCGGGCTCGACCGGGAGCTGGAGGTGCGGGCGGGCCGGCCGGCCGGGGAGTCCACGCTGCGCCTCGTCCACCGTGAGGACTACGTCGCCGCGGTGCGCGAGGTGTCGGCCGACCCCGGGGTCGCGGACGGTTCGTACGGGCTCGGGACCATGGACGACCCGGCCTTCCACGGCATGCACGAGGCGTCCGCGCTGATCGCCGGGCAGTCGGTGGCGGCGGCCGAGGCGATCTGGCGCGGGGACGCCGAGCACGCCGTGAACTTCGCCGGCGGGCTGCACCACGCGATGCCCGGCGGGGCGGCCGGGTTCTGCGTGTACAACGACGCGGCGCTGGCGATCGCGCGGCTGCTGGAGCTGGGGGCCGAGCGGGTCGCGTACGTGGACGTGGACGTGCACCACGGGGACGGGGTGCAGGCGGCGTTCTGGGACGACCCGAGGGTGCTGACCGTGTCCCTGCACGAACATCCCCGGACCCTGTTCCCACAGACCGGGTGGCCCGAGGAGACGGGCGGGCCGGCCGCTGAGGGGTCGGCGGTGAACATCGCGCTGCCCGCCGGGACCGGGGACGAGGGGTGGCTGCGGGCCTTCCACTCGGTGGTGCCGGAGCTGCTGGAGGACTTCCGGCCGCAGGTGCTGGTGACCCAGCACGGGGCCGACACCCACTTCGAGGACCCGCTGGCGCATCTGGCGGTGTCGCTGGACGCGCAGCGGGCGGTGCAGGAGGCCTGCCACGAGCTGGCGCACTCCTGGGCGGACGGGCGGTGGCTGGCGCTGGGGGGCGGGGGGTACGCGGTCGTGGACGTCGTACCGCGGTCGTGGACGCACCTGGTGGCCATTGCCGGGCATCGGCCGATCGCACCGGAGACGGCGGTGCCGGGGTCCTGGCGGGAGTTGGTGTACGCGCGGACGCGGGAGGTGGCGCCGGGGCGGATGACTGACGGGCGGGTGCCTGTGTGGCGGGACTGGGAGGCGGGGTACGACCCCGCCGATCGGATCGACCAGGCCGTACTGGCCACCCGGCGTGCGGTGTTCCCCCTGCGGGGGTTGCTGGCCTAG